In Coleofasciculus chthonoplastes PCC 7420, the following proteins share a genomic window:
- a CDS encoding alpha-amylase family glycosyl hydrolase yields MLVDLLSRKQTHFVLWRPGISQPPPSVYIAKPSAKASDRFEKVGEYPLSQSPEFLELWEISAQACGLTEGQVYLYWFKIHNTEPYNPNTINKVLYCTDPTATTVDRRIIAPIPDEEGGIASHDPASVILYQNGSLIPCDPGGQTVNWEGEPPLDTLPANNQLVIYELPTRWTQGKTEDNREVGIGTFQDVLSLLQPQATSPNFCHVEALTNGKAHLMELGVNALELLPPADSDDKLEWGYGTANFFAADFDLGHPEGQDAPTASTDLANLIKVCHQLGMRFFVDMVMAFSRNNPYQNINFLDFYVQWRPPGDPQRDPEQAGRDGFGGDLFKYNYWIEGYHPILGKKSWFVPAREYMKAYMAHWLNYYRVDGLRLDSVNNVGNYDFLEKFRELARTLWEKRGGSSKHFLVVGEELSVPLALVHQNRLDGLWNEKFKQIIRQVILGKNAFNDSSFEWSVRKLIDCRFLGFTDSAQAVNYLTSHDVGGLGNERFYNYLINNGVYDTEPRIKLAFVCLLTAVGIPMILAGDEFGDQQDLDITDEHADHKQVDPVNYSRVQEDWRQRIFQYVARLVRFRTSSQALAVNDNEFIHADFHEGKRVLVWRRGKKADECVIVVANFSDYGTPVGSEYKVPNWSPTPDGKQWKEITQDRIVPPEWVGREPIFPWEAKVYALI; encoded by the coding sequence ATGCTCGTCGATCTATTGAGCCGCAAGCAAACCCACTTCGTCTTGTGGCGTCCGGGTATATCCCAACCACCACCCAGCGTTTACATTGCGAAACCTTCAGCTAAGGCTTCAGATCGATTCGAGAAAGTTGGGGAATACCCCCTCAGCCAATCTCCAGAGTTCCTAGAGTTGTGGGAAATCTCGGCTCAAGCCTGTGGTTTGACAGAAGGGCAAGTTTATCTGTACTGGTTTAAAATCCACAACACTGAACCCTATAACCCCAACACTATTAATAAAGTTCTCTATTGCACCGATCCAACCGCCACAACTGTAGACCGCCGGATCATCGCCCCCATACCTGATGAGGAAGGCGGTATTGCCAGTCATGATCCGGCTAGTGTTATTTTGTATCAGAATGGCTCATTAATACCCTGTGATCCGGGGGGACAAACGGTGAACTGGGAAGGAGAACCCCCATTAGACACCCTACCCGCGAACAATCAACTGGTTATCTATGAACTACCAACCCGTTGGACTCAAGGGAAAACAGAGGACAATCGAGAGGTCGGAATCGGTACGTTTCAGGATGTGCTGTCTTTGTTGCAACCCCAAGCCACGTCTCCTAATTTTTGCCATGTTGAGGCGTTAACAAATGGGAAAGCGCATCTGATGGAATTAGGAGTCAATGCCTTAGAATTATTGCCCCCAGCCGATAGTGATGACAAGCTGGAATGGGGCTATGGTACGGCTAACTTTTTTGCGGCTGATTTTGATTTAGGACATCCAGAAGGTCAAGATGCACCAACCGCATCCACGGATTTAGCCAATTTAATTAAAGTGTGCCATCAATTGGGAATGCGTTTCTTTGTTGATATGGTGATGGCGTTTTCCCGCAATAATCCGTATCAAAACATCAATTTTCTGGATTTTTACGTCCAATGGCGACCACCGGGCGATCCCCAACGTGATCCTGAACAAGCGGGTCGCGACGGCTTTGGGGGTGACTTATTTAAATACAACTATTGGATTGAAGGGTATCATCCAATTCTGGGCAAAAAATCCTGGTTTGTGCCAGCCCGTGAATATATGAAAGCGTATATGGCTCATTGGCTGAACTACTATCGGGTGGATGGTTTACGACTGGATAGCGTTAATAATGTCGGGAATTATGACTTTTTAGAAAAGTTCCGAGAGTTAGCCCGCACCCTTTGGGAAAAACGGGGCGGTTCCAGTAAGCATTTTTTAGTTGTGGGTGAAGAATTAAGTGTTCCCTTAGCCTTGGTTCATCAAAATCGCTTAGATGGACTGTGGAATGAAAAATTTAAGCAAATTATTCGACAAGTAATTTTAGGCAAGAATGCGTTTAATGACTCTAGCTTTGAATGGAGTGTCCGCAAACTGATTGATTGTCGTTTTCTCGGATTTACCGATAGCGCTCAAGCGGTGAACTATCTCACATCCCATGATGTAGGTGGCTTAGGGAATGAGCGCTTCTATAACTACCTGATCAATAATGGAGTTTATGATACTGAACCCCGGATTAAGCTAGCATTTGTCTGTCTTTTAACCGCTGTTGGGATTCCGATGATTTTGGCAGGGGATGAATTTGGGGATCAGCAAGATCTCGATATTACGGATGAACATGCGGATCATAAACAGGTTGACCCGGTTAACTATAGTCGAGTCCAAGAAGATTGGCGACAACGCATCTTTCAGTATGTGGCGCGGTTAGTTCGCTTCCGCACCTCATCTCAGGCGTTAGCGGTGAATGATAATGAGTTTATTCATGCTGATTTCCATGAAGGTAAACGGGTCTTAGTCTGGCGGCGCGGCAAAAAAGCAGATGAATGTGTGATTGTTGTGGCTAATTTTTCCGACTATGGAACGCCTGTCGGGTCTGAATATAAAGTCCCGAATTGGTCGCCCACTCCAGACGGTAAGCAGTGGAAAGAAATTACCCAAGACCGCATCGTTCCTCCTGAATGGGTGGGCAGAGAACCGATTTTCCCATGGGAAGCAAAAGTTTATGCTCTGATTTAA
- a CDS encoding transporter substrate-binding protein, whose amino-acid sequence MLPLNQPSSASGVRVGILHSQTGTMALSERPLIDAALMAIAQINQAGGVLGEPIEPLVVDGASDPAEFARQAQQLIQFEGVTTVFGCWTSATRKAVKPIVETLNALLWYPLQYEGLEQSPNIFYTGACPNQQVEPAVSWLLSHKGKRFYLLGSDYVFPRTLNKIITCQLKQQGGEVVGEDYVDLAETDFSDAIARIQQTQPDVVFNTLNGQGNQFFYRQYRDAGITAEDIPILAVSVAEVELQTMEDAAVGHYASWSYFQSLNTPENQRFVQEFQARYGTNRVTSDPIEAAYSQVFLWKLAVESAQSFTVDRVRLAAYNQSFAAPGGLIQIQPNHHVGKHSYIGQVLPGGQFQVIHRSQTPIKPLPWLGVEELNFNQSDLVIEMLSQVSQGIQETWLSEQKSRQLEALTQKLQQAEQALRESAIALRNHNRVLTQLAKSPAIHQGDLNAAFAEITQAGVQSLGVERTGIWLFDKTGTKLQCLDLFDKNHNQHSQWIELAVADYPTYFNALQHDQLIAADYAQTDPKTQELSASYLIPCNIISVLDVPIQIRGEIAGIVCLGKVGTIRHWTAEDQNFARSLADLVSLAMEARERKQTEFDLAESQRSLATLMSNIPGIAYRCLNDSDWTMLFISEGCYDLTGYPVEAFTKQKILTYNQLIHPDDQNAVFDQIQAAINNHRSYQITYRIITATGQLKWVWEQGQGIFYPDGRVFYLEGLITDITAQKQTEAALRKSEDRWQLVLNSTQDGIFEWNIATGKVFSSPHLGGMLGYTDPTLLESFDRWRNLVHPEDIDQVLATLQDHLTQKTPPYKFEYRMRCQDGSYKWILARGQVQWNENGQPVRVVGSQQDISDRKQAEEEVKLLLNLSQAINAAPDFDTALEVALQQLCEITGWIYGEAWIPSTDESILISSRRWHCQRQGIEPNLSVAIEGFREYSKLLTFYPGEEIPGQVWLTQHSQWISDLSQIDDVLMRLESATACGFKVGFGVPIIANAKPEKPTRQGNSCLLSSPSSVLAILVFFTHANGSEDKRLSDLVNGVAAQLGTVLQQKKVQAEMKALFAAMTDMVTVRDVSGRCLNMIPTKTSNVYKLPEAMIGRKLDEDLPRSQADLILQAILQAISTQETVSIEYSLPINGKEIWLAEMISPLSTETAILVARDISDRKQAEAELYLEKQKSEQLLLNILPQPIVEQLRNNPDVIAEQFNDVTILFADLVGFTPLAARLKPIELVKLLNQIFSRFDQLVDQLGLEKIKTIGDAYMVAAGLPIPRSDHAEAIAQMALAMQAAMKRFQVELGEDIKIRIGINTGVVVAGVIGTKKFIYDLWGDAVNIASRMESSGEAGRIQVTEATYQQLKDNYQLEKRGVINIRGRGEMVTYWLLGNQ is encoded by the coding sequence ATGTTGCCTTTAAACCAACCATCCTCTGCATCTGGAGTGCGAGTTGGTATCTTGCATTCCCAAACTGGCACAATGGCTCTGAGTGAGAGACCATTAATTGATGCAGCACTGATGGCGATCGCACAAATCAATCAAGCTGGAGGCGTGTTGGGTGAACCGATTGAGCCGCTTGTGGTTGACGGTGCGTCTGATCCGGCAGAATTTGCCCGCCAAGCCCAACAACTGATTCAATTTGAGGGCGTAACTACCGTTTTTGGCTGTTGGACATCGGCTACCCGTAAAGCGGTTAAACCCATAGTTGAGACGTTGAATGCTCTCCTCTGGTATCCTTTGCAGTACGAAGGATTAGAACAGTCTCCTAACATCTTTTATACGGGCGCTTGTCCCAATCAACAAGTGGAACCCGCCGTCAGTTGGTTACTATCTCACAAAGGAAAGCGCTTCTATCTGCTGGGTTCCGATTATGTTTTTCCCCGTACTTTAAATAAGATTATCACCTGCCAACTCAAGCAACAGGGTGGGGAAGTTGTTGGGGAAGACTATGTGGATTTGGCGGAGACGGATTTTAGTGACGCGATCGCCCGCATCCAGCAAACCCAGCCGGATGTTGTTTTCAATACCCTTAATGGACAAGGCAATCAATTTTTCTATCGTCAATACCGAGATGCTGGGATAACTGCTGAGGATATTCCGATTCTGGCGGTGAGTGTGGCGGAAGTAGAACTGCAAACGATGGAGGATGCGGCGGTTGGACATTATGCCAGTTGGAGTTATTTCCAGAGTTTAAATACGCCGGAAAATCAGCGGTTTGTGCAGGAATTTCAGGCGCGATATGGCACAAATAGAGTTACGTCTGATCCAATTGAAGCGGCTTATAGTCAAGTTTTCCTGTGGAAATTAGCCGTCGAATCTGCCCAATCCTTTACCGTAGATCGGGTGCGGTTAGCAGCATACAATCAAAGTTTTGCCGCACCGGGGGGATTGATTCAAATTCAACCCAATCATCATGTTGGTAAACATTCCTATATTGGACAAGTTTTACCCGGTGGACAATTTCAGGTGATCCACAGGAGTCAAACACCGATTAAACCGCTTCCTTGGTTAGGAGTTGAAGAACTTAACTTTAATCAATCAGACTTGGTGATTGAAATGTTATCTCAAGTCAGCCAAGGGATTCAAGAAACCTGGCTGTCGGAGCAAAAATCTCGCCAACTTGAAGCCTTGACGCAAAAGTTACAGCAAGCCGAACAAGCCTTACGGGAAAGTGCGATCGCGCTGCGGAATCATAACCGGGTATTAACCCAATTAGCCAAAAGTCCCGCTATCCATCAAGGCGATTTAAATGCCGCTTTCGCTGAAATTACTCAAGCTGGTGTACAAAGTCTGGGCGTTGAACGCACGGGGATTTGGTTATTCGATAAAACCGGAACCAAACTCCAATGTCTTGACCTATTTGACAAGAATCACAACCAACACAGCCAATGGATTGAACTCGCTGTGGCGGACTATCCGACCTATTTTAATGCCTTACAACACGACCAACTGATTGCCGCCGATTATGCCCAAACTGACCCCAAAACCCAAGAATTATCGGCGTCTTATTTGATTCCCTGTAACATCATCTCGGTTCTGGATGTGCCGATTCAAATCCGAGGAGAAATCGCCGGAATCGTCTGTTTAGGGAAAGTGGGAACCATTCGCCATTGGACAGCAGAAGATCAGAATTTTGCCCGATCGCTGGCTGATTTAGTTTCCTTGGCAATGGAAGCGCGAGAACGTAAACAAACCGAGTTTGATTTAGCGGAAAGCCAACGCAGTCTGGCAACGTTAATGAGTAATATACCCGGTATTGCTTACCGTTGTCTGAATGACTCAGACTGGACGATGCTTTTTATCAGTGAAGGCTGCTATGATCTCACAGGTTATCCGGTTGAAGCCTTCACGAAGCAAAAAATACTCACCTACAATCAACTAATTCATCCTGATGACCAAAACGCTGTATTTGATCAGATACAAGCGGCTATAAATAATCACCGTTCTTACCAAATCACTTATCGAATTATCACCGCAACTGGGCAATTAAAGTGGGTTTGGGAACAAGGTCAGGGGATTTTTTACCCCGATGGTAGGGTGTTTTATCTAGAAGGTTTAATTACGGATATTACCGCACAAAAACAAACTGAAGCGGCGTTACGTAAAAGTGAAGACCGTTGGCAATTAGTGCTAAATAGTACTCAGGATGGCATCTTTGAGTGGAATATCGCCACTGGAAAAGTATTTTCTTCCCCTCACTTGGGAGGGATGCTAGGTTACACCGATCCAACCTTACTGGAAAGCTTTGATCGTTGGCGTAATCTCGTTCATCCAGAAGATATTGATCAAGTTTTAGCCACATTGCAAGACCATTTAACCCAAAAAACTCCCCCCTACAAGTTTGAGTACAGGATGCGCTGCCAAGATGGTAGTTATAAATGGATTTTGGCACGGGGACAAGTGCAATGGAATGAAAACGGACAGCCTGTGCGGGTTGTCGGTTCTCAGCAGGATATCAGCGATCGCAAACAAGCGGAAGAAGAGGTAAAACTCTTATTAAACCTCTCTCAGGCAATTAATGCAGCGCCCGATTTTGATACAGCTTTAGAGGTAGCATTACAGCAGTTATGTGAAATCACGGGTTGGATTTATGGCGAAGCTTGGATTCCCTCCACCGATGAGTCAATTTTAATATCTAGCCGCCGTTGGCATTGTCAACGCCAAGGAATTGAGCCGAATTTGTCTGTAGCCATTGAAGGTTTCCGAGAGTATAGTAAATTACTCACGTTTTATCCAGGAGAAGAGATTCCGGGACAGGTTTGGTTAACTCAACACTCTCAATGGATCAGCGATTTAAGTCAGATCGATGATGTTCTGATGCGATTGGAATCAGCCACAGCCTGTGGTTTTAAAGTGGGCTTTGGCGTACCAATTATTGCCAATGCTAAGCCAGAGAAACCGACACGCCAAGGCAACAGTTGTTTATTGAGTTCTCCCTCTTCTGTATTAGCAATTCTGGTGTTTTTTACCCATGCAAATGGTTCGGAGGACAAACGGTTAAGTGATTTGGTGAATGGGGTGGCGGCTCAATTGGGAACGGTGCTGCAACAGAAGAAAGTGCAAGCCGAAATGAAAGCTCTCTTTGCGGCAATGACCGATATGGTTACAGTGAGAGATGTTTCGGGACGCTGTCTAAATATGATTCCTACCAAGACGTCAAATGTTTACAAATTACCGGAGGCGATGATCGGCAGAAAACTCGATGAGGATTTGCCACGTTCCCAAGCGGATCTGATTCTCCAGGCGATTCTCCAGGCAATATCAACCCAGGAAACCGTCTCGATTGAATATTCCCTGCCGATTAATGGCAAGGAGATTTGGTTGGCGGAAATGATTTCTCCCTTGTCTACAGAAACGGCTATTTTAGTGGCACGAGATATTAGCGATCGCAAGCAAGCAGAAGCAGAGCTTTATTTAGAGAAACAAAAGTCAGAACAGTTATTATTGAATATTTTACCTCAGCCAATTGTTGAGCAGCTTAGAAATAATCCTGATGTTATTGCTGAACAGTTTAACGATGTGACCATTTTGTTTGCGGATTTAGTGGGATTTACTCCCCTAGCGGCACGGTTAAAACCGATTGAGTTAGTTAAGTTACTCAATCAGATTTTTTCCCGGTTTGATCAGTTGGTCGATCAATTAGGATTAGAGAAGATAAAAACCATTGGTGATGCCTACATGGTAGCGGCTGGTTTACCGATTCCCCGATCCGATCATGCTGAGGCGATCGCGCAAATGGCACTGGCAATGCAAGCGGCGATGAAACGCTTTCAAGTTGAACTGGGTGAGGATATTAAAATCCGCATTGGGATTAATACAGGCGTTGTAGTGGCTGGGGTGATTGGAACGAAGAAGTTTATCTATGATTTGTGGGGAGATGCGGTGAATATTGCCTCACGCATGGAATCCTCTGGTGAAGCGGGACGGATTCAAGTTACTGAAGCAACATATCAGCAACTTAAGGATAACTATCAGTTGGAAAAACGAGGAGTGATTAATATTAGGGGGAGAGGCGAAATGGTTACCTATTGGCTTCTGGGTAACCAATAA
- the chlG gene encoding chlorophyll synthase ChlG: MSNSPSTEQSDKTGKTRQLLGMKGAAPGEKSIWKIRLQLMKPITWIPLIWGVVCGAASGGGYTWTPEDILRAVTCMLLSGPLMAGYTQTLNDFYDRELDAINEPYRPIPSGAISVPQVVTQIVLLLLAGIGVAYGLDQWVGHEFPTLTCLTLFGAFLAYIYSAPPLKLKKNGWLGNYALGASYIALPWWAGHALFGDLNWTIVILTLIYSLAGLGIAVVNDFKSVEGDRQLGLKSIPVMFGVGTAAWICVLMIDIFQAGIAGYLVSIHQNLYAAILLLLIVPQITFQDMYFLRSPLENDVKYQASAQPFLVLGMLVAGLALGHAGI; encoded by the coding sequence ATGTCTAACTCTCCCTCAACCGAACAAAGCGATAAAACGGGTAAAACGCGCCAACTTCTAGGCATGAAAGGTGCCGCCCCGGGTGAAAAATCGATCTGGAAAATTCGTCTCCAGTTAATGAAACCGATTACCTGGATTCCTCTAATCTGGGGGGTTGTCTGTGGCGCGGCGTCGGGCGGTGGATATACCTGGACGCCGGAAGATATCCTGAGAGCGGTGACGTGTATGTTACTGTCGGGTCCGTTGATGGCGGGGTATACCCAAACCCTGAATGATTTTTATGATCGCGAATTAGATGCGATTAATGAACCCTACCGCCCGATTCCCTCTGGGGCAATTTCGGTTCCTCAAGTGGTGACTCAGATTGTCTTGCTATTGCTGGCGGGTATCGGTGTGGCGTATGGGTTGGATCAATGGGTGGGTCATGAGTTTCCCACATTAACCTGTTTAACCCTTTTTGGGGCGTTCCTCGCCTATATTTACTCAGCGCCGCCCTTAAAACTGAAAAAGAATGGTTGGCTAGGAAACTACGCCCTGGGTGCGAGTTATATTGCCCTTCCCTGGTGGGCGGGTCATGCTTTATTTGGGGATCTGAATTGGACGATTGTGATTCTTACCCTGATTTATAGTCTGGCAGGTTTAGGCATTGCTGTGGTGAATGACTTCAAGAGTGTGGAAGGCGATCGCCAATTGGGGCTGAAGTCTATTCCGGTGATGTTTGGCGTGGGGACAGCGGCTTGGATCTGTGTGCTGATGATTGATATCTTTCAAGCGGGGATTGCGGGGTATTTAGTTAGCATTCATCAAAATCTCTATGCGGCGATACTGTTGCTGTTAATTGTGCCTCAGATTACATTTCAGGATATGTACTTTCTGCGATCGCCCCTGGAAAATGATGTGAAATATCAAGCCAGCGCTCAACCATTTTTGGTTCTGGGGATGCTGGTTGCAGGTTTAGCGTTAGGTCATGCGGGGATTTAG
- a CDS encoding Get3/ArsA fold putative tail anchor-mediating ATPase NosAFP, with product MAFILTFLGKGGTGRTTIAIAAAKKFANLGQRVLLVGQDPTPAFGLLLGTFPRADPTEVEPNLKAVQLQSTLLLERSWDEVKKLEAEYLRSPTLKNVYGQELGILPGMDSALALNAIREYDASGEYDVIIYDGSGDQATLRMLGMPEILSWYFRRFRQIFTESDLGKAISPFIQPVTSAILNVTWTPDDFANKPTQQTSQMLEQGKTAVADPNRVAAYLVTTGDTAALATAKYFWGSAQQVNLTVGGVLLNQIPATDTLAADFAPLTVSALPQLSQVADWQPLMDALPDFKQAMQAPKAITIDVANRQVSLFLPGFDKKQVKLTQYGPEVTIEAGDQRRNIWLPPQLSGQAVKGAKFQDQRLIISF from the coding sequence ATGGCTTTTATTCTCACCTTTTTAGGCAAAGGCGGCACCGGTCGCACTACAATTGCGATCGCGGCGGCTAAAAAGTTCGCAAATCTTGGTCAGCGTGTCCTTTTAGTCGGGCAAGATCCTACCCCGGCGTTTGGACTGTTACTGGGAACATTCCCCAGGGCTGATCCGACGGAGGTGGAACCGAATCTGAAAGCGGTTCAGCTTCAGTCTACCCTCCTCCTGGAACGGAGTTGGGATGAGGTGAAAAAGCTAGAGGCGGAGTATTTGCGATCGCCAACCCTGAAAAATGTCTATGGTCAAGAATTGGGCATTTTACCGGGGATGGATAGTGCTTTAGCTTTGAATGCGATTCGCGAGTACGATGCCAGTGGTGAGTATGATGTGATCATCTATGATGGCAGCGGCGATCAAGCCACATTGAGGATGCTGGGGATGCCAGAAATTCTCAGTTGGTATTTTCGCCGCTTTCGCCAAATCTTTACCGAGTCGGATCTGGGTAAGGCGATTTCCCCATTTATCCAACCCGTTACCAGTGCCATTCTTAATGTGACCTGGACACCCGACGATTTTGCCAATAAACCGACTCAGCAAACTAGCCAAATGCTGGAACAGGGTAAAACGGCTGTGGCTGATCCGAATCGGGTGGCGGCGTATTTGGTGACTACGGGAGATACGGCGGCTTTAGCGACGGCTAAGTATTTCTGGGGAAGCGCCCAGCAGGTTAATCTGACGGTGGGGGGGGTTCTGTTGAACCAAATTCCAGCAACGGATACGTTAGCCGCTGATTTTGCCCCGTTAACGGTTAGCGCTTTGCCCCAGTTATCTCAGGTGGCTGACTGGCAACCGTTGATGGATGCCTTACCTGATTTTAAACAAGCGATGCAAGCGCCCAAGGCTATTACCATAGATGTGGCGAATCGTCAAGTCAGTTTATTTTTACCGGGCTTCGACAAAAAGCAGGTGAAACTCACCCAATATGGTCCAGAGGTGACAATTGAAGCGGGCGATCAGCGGCGTAATATTTGGCTTCCGCCCCAATTAAGCGGTCAAGCTGTGAAAGGGGCGAAGTTCCAAGATCAGCGTTTAATTATTTCGTTCTGA
- the petP gene encoding cytochrome b6f subunit PetP, translating into MEIGQKVQVCRLRDRVSGDIVNKLGKVGIVKDFKMTDGSGVGAIVEFDDSTATWFFEDELKPVS; encoded by the coding sequence ATGGAGATTGGTCAAAAAGTTCAAGTTTGTCGTCTCAGAGACCGGGTGTCGGGCGATATCGTGAATAAACTAGGGAAAGTTGGCATCGTCAAAGACTTTAAAATGACAGATGGCAGCGGTGTCGGTGCGATCGTCGAATTTGACGACAGCACGGCAACCTGGTTTTTTGAAGATGAACTCAAACCCGTCAGTTAG
- the argH gene encoding argininosuccinate lyase, which produces MTEQTTWSQRFESALHPAIAQFNASIGFDIELIEYDLTGSVAHAKMLAHTGIISAPEAEQLVNGLEQIRSEYRQGKFNPGIDAEDVHFAVERRLTELVGDVGKKLHTARSRNDQVGTDTRLYLRDQIRQIRTQLRQMQGVLLTLAESHVETLIPGYTHLQRAQPLSLAHHLLAYWEMVQRDWQRLGEIYQRVNISPLGCGALAGTTFPIDRHYSASLLDFGDVYRNSLDGVSDRDFAIEFLTAASLIMVHLSRLSEEIILWASQEFGFVTLKDNCSTGSSIMPQKKNPDVPELVRGKTGRVFGHLQAMLVLMKGLPLAYNKDLQEDKEALFDSVKTVKGCLEAMTILLREGLEFCPPRLASAVAEDFSNATDVADYLASKGVPFREAYNLVGKVVRTCLGAGKLLKDLTVLEWKEIHPAFEEDIYDAIAPNQVVSARNSYGGTGFEQVRRALAEAQERMVSL; this is translated from the coding sequence GTGACGGAACAAACAACGTGGAGTCAGCGATTTGAATCGGCACTGCATCCGGCGATCGCACAGTTCAATGCCAGTATTGGGTTCGATATCGAGCTGATTGAGTATGATCTGACGGGTTCGGTGGCTCATGCGAAGATGCTGGCACACACTGGCATTATTTCAGCCCCTGAAGCAGAACAACTGGTGAACGGGTTAGAACAAATTCGTTCAGAATACCGCCAGGGAAAATTTAACCCCGGTATTGACGCTGAGGACGTTCATTTTGCCGTGGAACGACGCCTCACGGAACTTGTTGGCGATGTGGGAAAAAAGCTACACACGGCGCGATCGCGAAATGACCAAGTGGGTACAGATACGCGCCTCTATTTGCGGGATCAAATTCGCCAAATTCGGACTCAGTTGCGACAGATGCAAGGGGTTTTGCTTACTCTGGCTGAATCCCATGTCGAAACCCTTATCCCCGGCTACACCCATCTCCAACGCGCCCAGCCGTTGAGTTTAGCCCATCATTTGCTGGCGTATTGGGAAATGGTGCAACGGGATTGGCAACGATTGGGGGAAATTTACCAGCGGGTAAATATTTCTCCTTTAGGGTGTGGGGCGCTAGCGGGGACAACATTCCCGATTGATCGGCACTACAGCGCCTCCCTGCTAGACTTTGGCGATGTTTATCGTAATAGTTTAGATGGGGTGAGCGATCGCGACTTTGCCATTGAATTTTTGACGGCGGCGAGTTTGATTATGGTTCACTTGAGCCGATTGTCGGAGGAAATTATTCTCTGGGCGTCTCAGGAATTTGGCTTTGTTACCCTCAAGGATAATTGCTCGACAGGTTCGAGTATTATGCCGCAAAAGAAGAACCCGGATGTGCCGGAATTGGTACGAGGGAAAACAGGACGGGTGTTTGGGCATCTGCAAGCCATGTTGGTGCTGATGAAGGGATTGCCTTTGGCGTATAACAAGGATTTGCAGGAGGATAAAGAGGCATTATTTGACAGCGTGAAAACGGTTAAAGGATGTCTGGAAGCCATGACAATTCTGTTACGGGAGGGGCTAGAGTTTTGTCCTCCGCGTCTCGCCTCAGCCGTGGCGGAAGATTTCTCCAACGCTACCGATGTGGCGGATTATTTGGCAAGTAAAGGGGTTCCCTTCCGAGAAGCCTATAACTTGGTGGGTAAAGTGGTGAGAACGTGTCTAGGGGCGGGTAAACTGCTGAAAGACTTAACTGTACTAGAGTGGAAAGAAATCCATCCTGCCTTTGAGGAGGATATTTACGACGCGATCGCACCCAATCAGGTGGTTTCTGCTCGTAATAGTTATGGGGGAACAGGATTTGAGCAAGTCCGACGCGCCTTGGCGGAGGCTCAGGAGCGGATGGTAAGTTTGTAG